Proteins from one Pseudomonas bijieensis genomic window:
- a CDS encoding flavin reductase family protein, translating to MIDASVYKQVMGSFPSGVTVITTLDDDGQIVGLTASAFSSLSMDPALVLFCPNYSSDSYPVLIKNRRFAIHVLSGGQQNEAYAFARKGKDKAQGIEWTLSELGNPLLSNATAIIECELWREYEGGDHAIMVGAVKNLIVPQHTPGPLVYCHGKMGALPVLA from the coding sequence ATGATCGATGCCAGTGTCTACAAACAAGTCATGGGCTCGTTCCCGTCCGGGGTGACGGTGATCACCACGCTCGATGACGATGGGCAGATCGTCGGCCTCACCGCCAGCGCGTTCAGCTCGTTGTCGATGGACCCAGCCCTGGTGCTGTTCTGCCCCAACTACAGTTCCGACTCCTACCCGGTGCTGATCAAGAACCGCCGCTTCGCCATCCACGTGCTCTCCGGCGGTCAGCAGAACGAAGCCTATGCCTTCGCGCGCAAAGGCAAGGACAAGGCCCAGGGCATCGAATGGACCCTGAGCGAGCTGGGCAACCCGTTGCTGAGTAACGCCACCGCCATCATCGAATGCGAACTGTGGCGAGAATACGAAGGCGGCGACCACGCCATCATGGTCGGTGCCGTGAAGAATCTGATCGTGCCGCAACACACACCGGGGCCGCTGGTTTATTGCCACGGCAAGATGGGCGCCCTGCCCGTCCTCGCCTGA
- a CDS encoding carboxymuconolactone decarboxylase family protein, with protein sequence MSNDKYEQGLKIRTQVLGEAYVQRSIENADDFTRPLQEMVTEYCWGHVWGREGLSLKERSMINLAMISALNRPHELKLHVRGALRNGLSREQIREILLQVGIYCGVPAAVDSFRLAREAFAEADAEASSQPSAV encoded by the coding sequence ATGAGCAACGACAAATACGAACAAGGCCTCAAGATCCGCACTCAGGTGCTGGGCGAGGCTTATGTGCAACGCTCCATCGAGAACGCCGACGACTTCACCCGCCCCTTGCAGGAAATGGTCACCGAATACTGCTGGGGCCATGTCTGGGGTCGAGAGGGTTTGTCCCTCAAGGAACGCAGCATGATTAACCTGGCGATGATCTCGGCGCTCAATCGCCCCCATGAACTCAAGCTGCATGTGCGTGGCGCCTTGCGTAACGGCTTGAGTCGTGAGCAAATACGCGAAATTCTGCTTCAGGTCGGTATCTATTGCGGCGTCCCGGCTGCCGTGGACAGTTTCCGGCTTGCCCGTGAAGCCTTCGCCGAAGCCGACGCCGAGGCCTCCAGTCAACCCTCGGCTGTTTGA
- a CDS encoding ABC transporter substrate-binding protein, translating to MVLKKSAAAVLFAGLLATVSHVAMAAESVNFVSWGGSTQDAQKQAWADPFSKASGITVVQDGPTDYGKLKAMVESGNVQWDVVDVEADFALRAAAEGLLEPLDFSVIQRDKIDPRFVSDHGVGSFYFSFVLGYNEGKLGSGKPQDWSALFDTKTYPGKRALYKWPSPGVLELALLADGVTADKLYPLDLDRAFKKLDTIKKDIVWWGGGAQSQQLLASGEASIGQFWNGRIYALQQDGAPVGVSWKQNLVMADILVIPKGSKNKAAAMKFLAHASSAKGQADFSNLTAYAPVNVDSVARLDSVLAPNLPTAYAKDQITLDFAYWAKNGQDIATRWNEWLVK from the coding sequence ATGGTGTTGAAGAAAAGTGCAGCCGCAGTACTGTTCGCAGGTTTGCTGGCCACAGTCAGTCATGTGGCAATGGCGGCGGAAAGCGTCAACTTCGTCAGTTGGGGCGGCAGCACCCAGGACGCGCAGAAACAGGCTTGGGCCGACCCGTTCAGCAAGGCCAGCGGCATCACCGTGGTCCAGGATGGCCCGACTGACTACGGCAAGCTCAAGGCCATGGTCGAAAGCGGTAACGTGCAATGGGACGTGGTCGACGTCGAGGCGGACTTCGCCTTGCGCGCCGCCGCTGAAGGCCTGCTCGAGCCCCTGGACTTCTCGGTCATCCAGCGCGATAAGATCGACCCACGCTTCGTCTCCGATCACGGCGTCGGTTCGTTCTATTTTTCGTTCGTCCTCGGCTACAACGAAGGCAAACTCGGTTCCGGCAAGCCCCAGGACTGGAGCGCACTGTTCGACACCAAGACCTACCCCGGCAAACGCGCCCTGTACAAATGGCCAAGCCCTGGCGTGCTTGAGCTGGCCTTGCTGGCCGACGGCGTAACGGCCGACAAGCTCTACCCGCTGGACCTGGACCGCGCCTTCAAAAAACTCGACACCATCAAGAAAGACATTGTCTGGTGGGGCGGCGGTGCCCAGTCCCAGCAGTTGCTCGCCTCCGGCGAAGCCAGCATCGGGCAGTTCTGGAACGGGCGCATCTATGCCTTGCAACAGGATGGCGCTCCCGTCGGCGTAAGCTGGAAGCAGAACCTGGTCATGGCCGACATCCTGGTCATTCCAAAGGGTTCGAAGAACAAGGCCGCGGCCATGAAGTTCCTGGCCCACGCCAGCAGCGCCAAGGGTCAGGCCGATTTTTCCAACCTGACCGCCTATGCCCCGGTCAACGTCGACAGCGTCGCACGCCTGGATTCGGTGCTCGCTCCCAACCTGCCGACCGCCTACGCCAAGGACCAGATCACACTTGATTTCGCGTACTGGGCCAAGAACGGTCAGGACATCGCGACACGGTGGAACGAATGGCTGGTCAAATGA
- a CDS encoding ABC transporter permease yields MLLTPNAMSRRMRFGLYFTTGLIALFLLLPIVFIVLLSFGSSQWLVFPPPGWTLKWYGQFFSNPDWMSAALTSLKVAVLTTVCAVALGLPTAFALVRGRFPGREMLYGLFTLPMIVPLVIIAVAVYALFLKLGYTGTMFAFVVSHVIVALPFTIISIINSLKLFDQSIEDAAVICGASRLQAVFKVTFPAIRPGMVAGALFAFLVSWDEVVLSVMMASPTLQTLPVKMWTTLRQDLTPVIAVASTLLIGLSVLVMVIAAALRRRNEISA; encoded by the coding sequence ATGCTCCTGACTCCCAATGCCATGAGCCGGCGCATGCGGTTCGGGCTGTACTTCACCACTGGCCTGATCGCGCTGTTCCTGCTGTTGCCGATCGTGTTCATCGTGCTGCTGTCGTTCGGTTCGTCCCAGTGGCTGGTGTTCCCGCCACCAGGCTGGACCTTGAAATGGTACGGCCAGTTCTTCTCCAACCCCGACTGGATGAGCGCGGCCCTGACCAGCCTCAAGGTCGCGGTACTGACCACCGTCTGCGCCGTGGCGCTGGGTTTGCCGACCGCGTTTGCCCTGGTCCGCGGGCGCTTTCCCGGTCGGGAAATGCTCTATGGCCTGTTCACCCTGCCGATGATCGTGCCGCTGGTGATCATCGCGGTGGCGGTGTACGCGTTGTTCCTGAAACTGGGTTACACCGGGACGATGTTCGCGTTCGTGGTCAGTCACGTAATCGTCGCACTGCCCTTCACCATTATCTCGATCATCAACTCGCTCAAGCTGTTCGACCAATCCATCGAGGATGCGGCGGTGATCTGCGGCGCCTCACGCCTGCAAGCGGTGTTCAAGGTGACCTTTCCGGCGATTCGCCCCGGCATGGTCGCCGGCGCCTTGTTCGCCTTCCTGGTGTCGTGGGACGAGGTGGTGCTGAGCGTGATGATGGCCAGCCCGACTCTGCAAACCCTGCCGGTAAAAATGTGGACCACCCTGCGCCAGGACCTGACGCCCGTGATCGCCGTCGCTTCGACGCTGCTGATCGGCCTCTCGGTGTTGGTGATGGTGATCGCCGCCGCCCTGCGCCGGCGCAATGAAATCAGCGCCTGA
- a CDS encoding DUF1330 domain-containing protein, with the protein MKAYWIAHVDVTDPDQYSQYTQRAPAAFAQYGGRMLARGGRSEAVEGRATPQRSVVIEFDSYEQALACYHSEQYQAAKEHREGVARAEVIIVEGVAP; encoded by the coding sequence ATGAAGGCGTACTGGATTGCTCATGTGGATGTCACCGACCCCGATCAATACAGCCAATACACCCAGCGGGCGCCAGCGGCGTTTGCTCAGTACGGTGGTCGGATGCTGGCCCGGGGCGGGCGCAGCGAGGCGGTGGAGGGCAGGGCTACGCCACAACGCAGCGTGGTCATCGAGTTCGACTCATACGAGCAGGCGCTGGCCTGTTATCACTCAGAGCAGTATCAGGCGGCGAAGGAACATCGCGAGGGTGTGGCACGGGCCGAGGTGATCATCGTCGAGGGCGTGGCGCCTTGA
- a CDS encoding acyltransferase family protein: MGVYRLLLALLVAVSHMGVTFMGFNPGVVAVVSFLIISGFVMTSLIERTYKTPGQIGLFYMDRLLRLYPQFLVYFVLSCAVIHFLLPGTPQAAALTLENITTSLPIVPLGFYMFGITVPEILPPGWSLGLEMCFYLLIPFLILYKARGIAFAVSVTVFMLASLGYLDTDIYGYRLLPGVLFIFLCGSYLYRVRAKGLWIVSVTLLVAALMFLSIVVGIIPRRPFNAEVTLGIALGLPAVFLLSKLKHHRLDEFLGNISYGVFLNHFVVMYVLRAFWPVEYNALIITAVLVLSFALSGVSYYGVERPALKLRHALRSGVKSAATQAPVGSTVA; this comes from the coding sequence GTGGGGGTTTATCGGTTGCTGTTGGCCCTGCTGGTGGCGGTTTCGCATATGGGCGTGACGTTCATGGGGTTCAACCCCGGCGTCGTTGCCGTGGTGTCCTTCCTGATCATCAGCGGTTTTGTGATGACCTCGTTGATCGAGAGAACCTACAAAACCCCGGGGCAAATCGGCCTGTTCTACATGGATCGACTGCTGAGGCTGTACCCGCAGTTTTTGGTGTACTTCGTCCTGTCCTGCGCGGTGATCCATTTCCTGCTGCCGGGAACACCCCAGGCAGCAGCGCTGACCCTCGAAAACATCACCACCAGCCTGCCGATCGTGCCATTGGGTTTCTACATGTTCGGCATCACCGTGCCCGAAATCCTGCCACCCGGTTGGTCGCTGGGCCTGGAAATGTGTTTTTACCTGCTGATCCCGTTCCTGATCCTCTACAAGGCGCGGGGTATTGCTTTTGCGGTGTCCGTGACGGTGTTCATGCTCGCCTCGCTGGGCTACCTCGACACCGACATCTACGGCTATCGCCTGCTGCCCGGTGTGCTGTTCATTTTTCTTTGCGGCAGCTACCTGTATCGGGTCCGGGCCAAGGGGCTGTGGATCGTGTCCGTCACCCTGCTCGTTGCCGCGTTGATGTTCCTGAGCATTGTCGTGGGGATCATTCCCCGTCGGCCTTTCAACGCCGAGGTGACCCTGGGCATCGCCCTGGGCCTGCCGGCGGTGTTTTTGCTCAGCAAGCTGAAGCATCACCGACTGGATGAGTTCCTGGGCAATATCAGCTACGGCGTGTTCCTCAACCACTTTGTGGTGATGTACGTGTTGCGGGCATTCTGGCCGGTCGAATACAACGCCCTGATCATCACCGCGGTGCTGGTGCTGTCGTTCGCGTTGAGTGGCGTGTCGTACTACGGGGTCGAGCGGCCGGCGCTGAAGCTTCGTCATGCTCTCAGGTCGGGCGTTAAATCCGCTGCCACACAGGCTCCCGTTGGCAGCACGGTGGCTTAG
- a CDS encoding ABC transporter permease encodes MKIAAPATQHTAGAAGVTIAKTVAPQTPSPAQRWRGSGNLLPALLFLGLFFLAPLIGLLLRGVLEPVPGLGNYEQLFANSAYARVLINTFSVAGLVTLFSLLLGFPLAWAITLVPRGWGRWMLNIVLLSMWTSLLARTYSWLVLLQASGVINKALMAMGIIDQPLEMVHNLTGVVIGMSYIMIPFIVLPLQATMQAIDPMILQAGSICGASPWTNFFRVFLPLCRPGLFSGGLMVFVMSLGYYVTPALLGGAQNMMLPEFIIQQVQSFLNWGLASAGAALLVAITLVLFYFYLKLQPESPVGASNAR; translated from the coding sequence ATGAAAATAGCGGCACCGGCAACCCAGCACACCGCTGGCGCTGCCGGTGTGACAATCGCCAAGACCGTTGCCCCGCAAACCCCGTCGCCGGCCCAGCGCTGGCGCGGGAGCGGCAATCTGCTTCCCGCCCTGCTGTTCCTCGGACTGTTCTTCCTGGCGCCGCTGATTGGCCTGTTGTTGCGCGGCGTGCTGGAACCGGTGCCCGGCCTGGGTAATTACGAGCAACTGTTCGCCAACTCGGCCTATGCGCGGGTGTTGATCAACACCTTTTCGGTGGCCGGGCTGGTGACGCTGTTCAGCCTGCTGCTGGGTTTCCCCCTGGCCTGGGCCATCACCCTGGTGCCCCGTGGCTGGGGCCGTTGGATGCTGAACATCGTGCTGCTGTCGATGTGGACCAGCCTGCTGGCCCGCACCTACTCCTGGCTGGTGTTGCTGCAAGCCTCCGGGGTGATCAACAAGGCGTTGATGGCCATGGGCATCATCGACCAACCGTTGGAGATGGTGCACAACCTCACCGGCGTGGTGATCGGCATGAGCTACATCATGATCCCGTTCATCGTCCTGCCGTTGCAGGCAACCATGCAGGCCATCGACCCGATGATCCTGCAGGCCGGCTCCATCTGTGGCGCCAGCCCCTGGACCAACTTCTTCCGGGTGTTCCTGCCGCTGTGCCGACCGGGGCTGTTCTCCGGCGGGCTGATGGTGTTCGTGATGTCCCTCGGTTACTACGTGACCCCGGCACTGCTGGGCGGCGCGCAGAACATGATGCTGCCGGAATTCATCATCCAGCAGGTGCAGTCGTTCCTCAATTGGGGGCTGGCCAGTGCCGGCGCCGCCTTGTTGGTGGCGATCACCCTGGTGCTGTTCTACTTCTACCTGAAGCTCCAGCCGGAATCCCCGGTAGGTGCCAGCAACGCGAGGTAA
- a CDS encoding LLM class flavin-dependent oxidoreductase gives MKFSLFVHMERWDESVSHRQLFEDLTELTLLAEAGGFSTVWIGEHHAMEYTISPSPMPLLAYLAGKTTTIHLGAGTIIAPFWHPLRVAGECALLDVISNGRMEVGLARGAYQVEFDRMAGGMPASSGGQALREMVPVVRALWQGDYAHDGEIWKFPTSTSVPKPIRKPYPPMWIAARDPDSHNFAVANGCNVMVTPLMKGDEEVLDLKNKFQAALDNNPDVPRPQLMVLRHTHVHAVDDPEGWKVGAQAISRFYRTFDAWFGNKQVPVNGFLAPSPEEKFAERPEFQLENIRKNTMIGTPQEIIERIKYYQELGVDEFSFWCDNSLPHAEKKKSLELFIQQVVPVFR, from the coding sequence ATGAAATTTTCCCTGTTCGTACACATGGAGCGCTGGGACGAAAGCGTCAGCCATCGCCAGTTGTTCGAAGACCTGACCGAGCTGACCCTGCTGGCAGAGGCTGGCGGTTTCAGCACCGTGTGGATCGGCGAACACCACGCCATGGAATACACCATCTCGCCAAGCCCGATGCCGCTGCTGGCGTACCTGGCCGGCAAAACCACCACTATCCACCTGGGCGCGGGTACCATCATCGCGCCGTTCTGGCACCCGCTGCGGGTGGCCGGCGAATGCGCGCTGCTGGACGTGATCAGCAATGGCCGTATGGAAGTGGGCCTGGCCCGGGGCGCCTATCAAGTGGAGTTCGACCGCATGGCCGGCGGCATGCCGGCATCCTCCGGCGGCCAGGCGCTGCGGGAAATGGTCCCGGTGGTGCGCGCCCTGTGGCAAGGCGACTACGCCCACGATGGCGAGATCTGGAAATTCCCCACCTCCACCAGCGTGCCCAAGCCGATCCGCAAACCCTACCCACCGATGTGGATCGCCGCCCGCGACCCGGACTCCCACAACTTCGCCGTCGCCAACGGCTGCAACGTGATGGTCACGCCGTTGATGAAGGGCGATGAGGAAGTCCTGGACCTGAAGAACAAGTTCCAGGCCGCCCTGGACAACAACCCCGACGTGCCACGCCCGCAATTGATGGTGCTGCGTCACACCCACGTGCATGCCGTGGATGATCCCGAAGGCTGGAAGGTTGGTGCCCAGGCGATCTCCAGGTTCTATCGCACCTTCGATGCCTGGTTCGGCAACAAGCAAGTACCGGTCAACGGTTTCCTCGCGCCAAGCCCGGAAGAAAAGTTCGCCGAGCGTCCGGAGTTCCAGCTGGAGAACATCCGCAAGAACACCATGATCGGCACGCCGCAGGAAATCATCGAACGCATCAAGTACTACCAGGAACTGGGAGTGGATGAGTTCAGCTTCTGGTGCGACAACAGTCTGCCCCATGCCGAGAAGAAGAAATCCCTGGAGTTGTTCATCCAGCAGGTGGTGCCGGTGTTTCGCTGA
- a CDS encoding GntR family transcriptional regulator: protein MKRLPLDDSFKVNRNPVTLREIVLDKLRSAIMNFQLLPGDRLVERDLCDRLGVSRTSVREALRHLESEGLVEFADAKGPRVAIITLADAGDIYELRCVLEGLIVQLFTLRAKAKDIKALEKALEENRKALKDGELQQVIDSVQGFYDVLLEGSGNHVAATQLRQLQARISYLRATSVSQENRRGSSNQEMERMVEAIKSGDPLAAHQACVDHVRAAAKVALEYLKRQQEETGDIPEITAPIALKEPRIGR from the coding sequence ATGAAACGCCTGCCACTCGACGACAGCTTCAAGGTCAATCGCAACCCCGTTACCCTGCGCGAGATCGTGCTGGATAAGCTGCGAAGCGCCATCATGAACTTCCAGCTTCTGCCGGGCGATCGCCTGGTCGAGCGCGACCTGTGCGATCGCCTGGGCGTGAGCCGCACGTCGGTGCGCGAAGCGTTGCGCCACCTCGAATCCGAAGGCCTGGTGGAATTCGCCGATGCCAAGGGCCCACGGGTGGCGATCATCACCCTGGCCGATGCCGGCGACATCTATGAATTGCGTTGCGTGCTCGAAGGCTTGATCGTCCAGCTCTTCACCCTGCGGGCCAAGGCCAAGGACATCAAGGCCCTGGAAAAAGCCCTCGAGGAAAACCGCAAGGCCCTCAAGGATGGCGAGCTGCAACAAGTCATCGATTCGGTGCAAGGCTTCTACGACGTCTTGCTCGAAGGCTCCGGCAACCATGTCGCCGCCACCCAATTGCGTCAGTTGCAGGCCCGCATCAGTTACTTGCGGGCCACATCGGTGTCCCAGGAAAACCGTCGCGGCAGCAGCAACCAGGAAATGGAACGCATGGTCGAGGCCATCAAGAGCGGCGATCCCCTGGCTGCCCACCAGGCGTGCGTCGACCATGTACGCGCCGCTGCCAAGGTTGCCCTGGAGTACCTCAAGCGCCAGCAGGAAGAAACCGGTGATATCCCTGAAATCACGGCGCCCATCGCCCTGAAAGAACCCCGTATAGGTCGCTGA
- a CDS encoding ABC transporter ATP-binding protein: MSAVKDPAQQHNKTLVSLRNLNKHYGDFAAVDDISLDIQDGEFLTFLGSSGSGKSTTLSMLAGFETPSSGEILVGGKSLVNVPPHKRDIGMVFQRYSLFPHLSVRDNIAFPLAIRKLASAERERRVDAMLKLVQLGEFAHRRPSQLSGGQQQRVAIARALVYEPRILLMDEPLGALDKKLREDLQDELRQLHRRLGITIVYVTHDQEEAMRLSQRIAIFSHGKIVGLGSGYDLYQNPPNAFVASFLGNSNFLKLKAQGNAVASFEGQPLSIRLTAGLQIEQDVLLMVRPEKALALSVEQAGQEPLAAGWNEVSAKVVEVLFLGESQTCSVVTSGGTSMTVKALSAAGMPLKAGDPVRVRWATADACVYTQWAESDLNKAAGAH, translated from the coding sequence ATGAGTGCCGTCAAAGACCCCGCACAACAGCACAACAAGACCCTGGTCAGCCTGCGCAACCTGAACAAGCACTACGGCGACTTTGCCGCCGTGGACGACATCTCCCTGGACATCCAGGACGGTGAATTCCTGACCTTCCTCGGCTCCAGCGGCTCGGGCAAGAGCACCACGCTGTCGATGCTGGCCGGGTTTGAAACGCCCAGCAGCGGCGAAATCCTGGTGGGAGGCAAATCCCTGGTCAACGTGCCACCGCACAAACGCGACATCGGCATGGTGTTCCAGCGTTACTCACTGTTCCCGCACCTGTCGGTGCGCGACAACATCGCCTTTCCCCTGGCGATTCGCAAACTGGCCAGCGCGGAACGCGAGCGCCGGGTCGATGCCATGCTCAAGCTGGTGCAACTGGGCGAGTTCGCCCATCGGCGTCCTTCGCAACTCTCTGGCGGCCAACAACAGCGTGTGGCGATCGCCCGGGCACTGGTCTATGAACCACGCATTCTGCTGATGGATGAACCACTCGGCGCCCTGGATAAAAAACTCCGCGAAGACCTGCAGGACGAACTGCGCCAATTGCATCGGCGCCTGGGCATCACCATCGTCTACGTCACCCATGACCAGGAAGAAGCCATGCGCCTGTCCCAGCGCATCGCCATTTTCAGCCACGGCAAGATCGTCGGCCTGGGCAGTGGCTATGACCTCTACCAGAACCCACCGAACGCGTTCGTGGCCTCGTTCCTGGGCAATTCCAACTTCCTCAAGCTCAAGGCCCAGGGCAACGCGGTAGCCTCCTTCGAAGGCCAGCCACTGTCTATCCGCCTGACCGCTGGCCTGCAAATCGAGCAGGACGTGCTGCTGATGGTGCGCCCGGAAAAAGCCCTCGCCTTGAGCGTCGAGCAAGCCGGCCAGGAACCCTTGGCGGCTGGCTGGAATGAAGTCTCGGCCAAGGTCGTCGAAGTGCTGTTCCTTGGTGAAAGCCAGACCTGCAGCGTGGTGACCTCGGGCGGAACCTCGATGACCGTCAAGGCGCTGTCCGCCGCCGGCATGCCGCTCAAGGCCGGCGACCCGGTGCGTGTGCGCTGGGCCACCGCCGATGCCTGCGTCTACACCCAATGGGCCGAGAGCGACCTGAACAAAGCCGCAGGTGCCCATTGA
- a CDS encoding NUDIX hydrolase: MFSPSFCPKCGGSDLSHRLPAGDTHQRLMCGGCGYIHYVNPKIIAGCIIEQDGKYLLCQRAIPPRPGTWTLPAGFMEGGETTEDAALREVWEETGVRAEIVSPYSIFSVPKISEVYIIFRATALEITGQYGPETLDYKFFAPQDIPWDSIYYPAIRQILERYIEERQAGVYGIYIGNDDSGKIHFIR; encoded by the coding sequence ATGTTCAGCCCGAGCTTTTGTCCAAAGTGTGGCGGCAGTGACCTGAGTCACCGCCTGCCAGCGGGCGATACCCACCAGCGACTGATGTGCGGCGGCTGCGGCTACATCCATTACGTCAACCCGAAGATCATTGCCGGCTGCATCATCGAGCAGGACGGCAAGTACCTGTTGTGCCAGCGCGCCATCCCACCGCGCCCCGGTACCTGGACATTGCCGGCCGGCTTCATGGAAGGCGGCGAAACCACCGAGGACGCGGCGCTGCGGGAGGTCTGGGAAGAGACCGGCGTGCGCGCGGAAATTGTCTCGCCCTACTCGATCTTCAGCGTGCCGAAGATCAGCGAGGTGTACATCATCTTCCGCGCCACAGCCCTGGAGATCACTGGCCAGTACGGGCCGGAAACCCTCGACTACAAATTCTTCGCCCCCCAGGACATTCCCTGGGACAGCATCTATTACCCGGCCATCCGCCAGATCCTCGAACGTTATATCGAGGAACGCCAGGCCGGGGTCTATGGCATCTACATCGGCAACGACGACAGCGGCAAGATCCATTTCATCCGCTGA
- the ribBA gene encoding bifunctional 3,4-dihydroxy-2-butanone-4-phosphate synthase/GTP cyclohydrolase II — protein sequence MAFNSIQEIIEDYRQGKMVLLVDDEDRENEGDLLLAADCCNAQAISFMAREARGLICLTLTDEHCQRLGLEQMVPSNGSAFSTAFTVSIEAATGVTTGISAADRARTVAAAMAADAGPSDIVQPGHIFPLRAKEGGVLTRAGHTEAGCDLARLAGFTPASVIVEVMNDDGTMARRPDLEIFARKHGIKIGTIADLIHYRLSTEHTVVRIGERELPTVHGTFRLFTFEDRIEGGVHMAMVMGNIRREEPTLVRVHVIDPLRDLVGAEYNGPSNWTLWAALQRVAEEGSGVVVVLANHESSQALLERVPQLTQPPRQFSRSQSRIYSEVGTGAQILQDLGVGKLRHLGPPLKYAGLTGYDLEVVESIPFTG from the coding sequence ATGGCCTTTAACAGCATTCAGGAAATCATCGAAGACTATCGCCAGGGCAAGATGGTGTTGCTGGTCGATGACGAGGATCGGGAAAACGAAGGCGACCTACTACTCGCCGCCGACTGCTGCAACGCCCAGGCCATCAGCTTCATGGCCCGCGAAGCCCGTGGGCTGATCTGTCTGACCTTGACCGACGAACATTGCCAACGCCTGGGGCTGGAGCAGATGGTGCCAAGCAACGGTAGTGCATTCAGCACAGCTTTCACCGTTTCCATCGAGGCCGCCACGGGCGTGACCACCGGTATTTCCGCCGCCGACCGGGCACGCACCGTCGCCGCCGCCATGGCCGCCGATGCGGGGCCCAGCGATATCGTGCAGCCGGGGCATATCTTCCCATTGCGGGCCAAGGAAGGCGGCGTGCTGACCCGCGCCGGGCACACCGAAGCCGGGTGCGACCTGGCGCGCCTGGCGGGTTTCACACCGGCATCGGTGATCGTCGAAGTGATGAACGACGACGGCACCATGGCCCGCCGCCCGGACCTGGAGATTTTCGCCCGCAAGCACGGGATCAAGATCGGCACTATCGCCGACCTGATCCACTACCGCCTGAGCACCGAGCACACCGTGGTACGCATTGGTGAACGGGAACTGCCCACCGTGCACGGTACCTTCCGCTTGTTCACCTTCGAAGACCGTATCGAAGGCGGCGTACACATGGCGATGGTGATGGGCAACATTCGCCGGGAAGAACCGACCCTGGTGCGGGTGCATGTGATCGACCCGCTGCGGGACCTGGTGGGCGCCGAATATAACGGCCCTTCCAATTGGACGCTGTGGGCGGCCCTGCAACGGGTCGCCGAAGAAGGCAGTGGCGTGGTGGTGGTGCTGGCCAATCACGAGTCGTCCCAGGCGTTGCTCGAGCGTGTACCGCAGTTGACCCAGCCGCCACGACAGTTCAGCCGCTCGCAATCGCGCATCTATTCTGAAGTGGGCACCGGAGCGCAGATTCTCCAGGACCTGGGCGTCGGCAAGTTGCGACACCTGGGCCCGCCGCTCAAATACGCGGGGTTGACCGGGTATGACCTGGAGGTGGTGGAAAGTATTCCCTTCACCGGATAA